The Natranaerobius trueperi region ACCTATTATAGCTGGGTCTGCAGAACCTTTGATGAATATTTTTGGACTTCCTGGTGAAGCAGCAATGGTACTTGTAATTGGAAATTTAACAAATGTATATGGGGCAATTGGTGCTATGCTTAGTATAGATATAACACAACAGCAACTAACAGTATTAAGTGTAATGGTTACTATAAGTCATAGCTTACCTACTGAAACTGCAGTAGTTAGTAAAGCTGGTGCTCAAGGTAGATGGGTATTAATTTATCGTGTCATAGCAAGTCTGGTTTTTGGATTTTTAGTTAATTTGTTCTTAACAATTTAG contains the following coding sequences:
- a CDS encoding nucleoside recognition domain-containing protein, whose protein sequence is MKSVDNGTIIKNGLKSSQEVILELGKVLVPVIFFVTFLEVSGILPIIAGSAEPLMNIFGLPGEAAMVLVIGNLTNVYGAIGAMLSIDITQQQLTVLSVMVTISHSLPTETAVVSKAGAQGRWVLIYRVIASLVFGFLVNLFLTI